In one Balneolales bacterium ANBcel1 genomic region, the following are encoded:
- a CDS encoding tetratricopeptide repeat protein yields MAVLLAMIVTGSADSNRALEANRAYEAGHYEQAEAIYRELLEDQPGDARLLFNLGSALARQGKTEAAMDVFEQYRNSADSSEERAPAEYNLGYLHEQAGNTEEAMNRFRRALDLDPSDEDAKYNYELLRRRQQETPPDQDDDDRQDEEEQQQPEPEAGQTPEQDDASGEQDQQPDQQPTPAEGSPDQEDQPDGSPPEISREQLDHAEDIMNALEQIEKDLIKDFKKRQFDPVDPHEKDW; encoded by the coding sequence ATGGCTGTGCTGCTTGCCATGATTGTGACCGGATCGGCCGACAGCAACCGCGCCCTGGAGGCAAATCGCGCCTACGAAGCGGGCCATTACGAGCAGGCCGAAGCAATCTACAGGGAGCTGCTTGAGGATCAGCCCGGCGATGCCCGGTTGCTATTCAACCTGGGCAGTGCTCTGGCCCGGCAGGGGAAAACAGAGGCGGCCATGGATGTCTTTGAGCAATACCGAAACAGCGCCGACAGCAGTGAGGAGCGGGCACCGGCAGAATACAATCTGGGATACCTGCACGAACAGGCCGGTAACACCGAAGAGGCGATGAACCGGTTCCGAAGGGCGCTGGATCTGGATCCTTCCGATGAAGACGCCAAGTACAATTATGAACTCCTGCGCCGCCGCCAGCAGGAGACCCCGCCCGATCAGGATGACGACGACCGGCAGGATGAGGAGGAGCAGCAGCAACCGGAGCCCGAAGCCGGTCAGACTCCCGAACAGGACGACGCTTCCGGTGAGCAGGATCAGCAACCCGACCAGCAGCCCACACCGGCGGAAGGATCCCCCGATCAGGAAGACCAGCCGGACGGGAGTCCTCCGGAAATCTCCAGAGAACAGCTCGATCACGCCGAAGACATCATGAATGCGCTGGAGCAGATTGAAAAAGACCTGATCAAGGATTTCAAGAAACGCCAATTTGATCCGGTGGACCCGCATGAGAAAGACTGGTGA
- a CDS encoding BatD family protein, translating to MRKTGERITHNAGFSPAATLAFLLFVAVAPLLIPQQHALASDVRLTASVSNANPVVGERFTLNVELQSREPRNLSRPELPQLEGMRYLSTVPSTSTSYSLVNGVARMTYRYSFTIQAADSGAFQIPEVYIDVDGTEYATRPVTVIIRAPGDDESQRPGPARSQQPDIFLDMELSEERPVRGQQIVAEVVLYFRENIEVRNFNIAQSWQTEGFWREDLNQSQTRRPESVVLQGESYRRAVLARYALFPTRSGELTVPSYGIRASVRQSGSSQQSGFGSIFDGFGRQREIRLETSPITMRVLPPPAPPADGQLISALGRFTINRTLSQDRVKLGEAVDVITEISGTGNLGLITRPVYEYPVSFDTHRPREIVERDFSAPRMAGTKQFRDVLIARNAGTYTIPETTIHIYNDATRRYEPHQLPELTLEVVRDPNARVMLAHSDEFRLTPARGSVAWTQSTPAAFYGSWLFWLALILPMALFLYGVRVRQYRQKLTSDRRFSRYEQALGRSTSLLDSVSAASDAKTLYRIIYKAVTNFITDRLDLPAAGFTEKQLVDELRSRNVERPLCDRILRLLNKCATIRYAPDPSPADAAGDLAEARNLISQLKIQL from the coding sequence ATGAGAAAGACTGGTGAGCGCATAACACACAACGCGGGTTTCTCCCCGGCAGCAACCCTGGCATTTCTTCTGTTCGTCGCTGTGGCCCCGCTGTTAATCCCGCAGCAACACGCCCTGGCCAGTGATGTGCGGCTCACGGCTTCGGTATCCAACGCAAATCCTGTTGTCGGCGAAAGGTTTACACTCAATGTTGAGCTTCAGAGCCGGGAGCCCCGGAACCTTTCGCGTCCCGAACTGCCGCAGCTTGAAGGAATGCGCTATCTGTCAACGGTACCGAGTACCAGCACCAGCTACTCGCTGGTCAACGGCGTGGCCCGGATGACCTACCGGTACAGCTTCACCATTCAGGCGGCCGATTCCGGCGCATTTCAGATCCCGGAGGTTTACATTGACGTCGACGGCACCGAGTATGCAACACGGCCGGTGACGGTCATCATCCGCGCCCCCGGCGATGACGAATCGCAGCGACCGGGCCCGGCTCGTTCGCAGCAACCCGATATTTTCCTCGATATGGAACTGAGTGAGGAGCGGCCGGTGCGTGGCCAGCAGATTGTCGCAGAAGTCGTCCTCTATTTTCGAGAGAATATCGAAGTCAGAAATTTCAATATTGCACAGAGCTGGCAAACCGAGGGCTTTTGGCGGGAGGATTTGAATCAAAGTCAGACCAGGCGCCCGGAATCGGTGGTACTGCAGGGCGAATCCTACCGAAGGGCGGTTCTTGCCCGTTACGCTCTGTTTCCAACCCGAAGCGGGGAGCTGACTGTGCCCTCGTACGGCATCCGGGCTTCGGTGAGACAAAGCGGCAGCAGTCAGCAGAGCGGGTTCGGCTCTATTTTCGATGGATTTGGCCGCCAGCGCGAAATACGGCTTGAAACCTCTCCCATAACCATGCGCGTACTCCCGCCTCCCGCACCTCCAGCCGACGGGCAGCTGATCAGCGCGCTCGGCCGCTTTACCATCAACCGAACCCTGAGTCAGGATCGGGTGAAACTGGGTGAAGCTGTGGATGTTATCACCGAGATCAGCGGTACGGGCAACCTCGGACTCATAACCCGGCCGGTCTACGAGTACCCCGTCAGTTTTGATACCCACCGACCAAGAGAGATCGTCGAGCGGGATTTTTCAGCCCCCAGAATGGCAGGAACCAAACAGTTCCGCGATGTGCTTATCGCCCGCAATGCCGGCACCTATACCATACCGGAAACTACCATCCACATTTACAACGATGCCACCCGGCGCTACGAACCGCACCAGCTGCCCGAACTCACCCTCGAAGTGGTACGGGATCCGAATGCCCGCGTGATGCTTGCTCACAGCGATGAATTTCGCCTTACCCCCGCACGCGGTTCGGTTGCCTGGACCCAATCCACCCCCGCCGCTTTTTACGGATCCTGGCTGTTCTGGCTGGCCCTGATTCTTCCCATGGCCCTGTTCCTCTACGGCGTCCGGGTCCGGCAATACCGGCAAAAACTGACTTCCGACCGGCGCTTCTCCAGATATGAACAGGCTTTGGGCCGCTCCACATCCCTCCTGGACAGTGTTTCGGCCGCCTCCGACGCCAAAACCCTGTACCGGATTATTTACAAAGCAGTAACCAATTTTATCACCGACCGTCTGGATCTCCCTGCGGCGGGTTTTACTGAAAAGCAGCTTGTTGATGAGCTTCGCAGCAGAAATGTGGAACGGCCGCTCTGCGACCGGATCTTGCGCCTGCTGAATAAATGCGCCACCATACGGTACGCACCCGATCCTTCCCCGGCAGACGCAGCCGGCGACCTGGCCGAAGCCCGCAACCTCATATCGCAACTCAAAATCCAGTTATGA
- a CDS encoding tetratricopeptide repeat protein has product MRDIHRNQPSPSAAARYSLRLAAIVLLLGLLPAGSYALEASSDNSGNPQSLFNRGIFLMEEQNYPAALEVFREVESRGYAAGPLFFNMALSYSYLDSLGKASYYFQKSAQFRETRHRAESGMEFIETEMRNRGTFIPYLPWYAFIDWFLFGMNRGWWVFWSLFLINTGVMALLAGWLFFPTGGTASEQASGKMPFGTDTTRRWLARAGGFAAITGCLLLLTTVSIHWAAQGYRQAVVVSDSVPLYQEPRPGEPAGHTVTYREERSRNGSNENRQPELAGESRGARTDTSANTLPEVSASSETGENEVVDLAYEAYTVTLHVRSGGRYDGWSYIRLRNGITGWVPDSALQIL; this is encoded by the coding sequence ATGAGGGACATCCACAGAAACCAGCCCAGCCCCTCAGCAGCCGCACGGTACAGCCTGCGACTTGCCGCAATCGTGCTGCTTTTGGGCTTGCTGCCTGCCGGAAGTTACGCGCTTGAAGCCTCCTCCGACAACAGCGGGAACCCGCAATCCCTGTTTAACCGGGGAATTTTTCTGATGGAGGAACAAAATTACCCCGCCGCTCTGGAAGTGTTTCGGGAAGTTGAGTCGAGAGGATATGCGGCCGGGCCCCTATTTTTCAACATGGCTCTCAGTTATTCCTACCTTGACTCGCTGGGCAAGGCTTCTTATTACTTTCAGAAGAGCGCGCAGTTTCGGGAAACCCGGCACCGGGCCGAGTCCGGCATGGAGTTTATCGAGACCGAGATGCGCAACCGGGGCACTTTCATTCCGTATCTGCCATGGTACGCGTTCATCGACTGGTTCCTTTTCGGTATGAATCGGGGATGGTGGGTGTTCTGGAGCTTATTCCTGATCAATACCGGAGTCATGGCTCTGCTGGCAGGATGGCTGTTTTTTCCAACGGGCGGAACGGCTTCGGAACAGGCTTCCGGAAAAATGCCGTTCGGCACGGACACTACCCGCCGGTGGCTCGCCAGGGCCGGCGGTTTTGCAGCGATCACGGGGTGTTTGCTGCTGCTGACAACGGTGTCCATTCACTGGGCCGCCCAGGGATACCGGCAGGCGGTGGTGGTATCGGATTCCGTTCCGCTCTACCAGGAACCCCGGCCGGGCGAACCTGCAGGCCATACCGTCACCTACCGGGAAGAACGATCACGGAACGGCAGCAATGAGAACCGGCAGCCGGAACTTGCCGGAGAGTCACGTGGAGCCCGCACCGATACCTCCGCCAATACCCTGCCGGAGGTATCCGCTTCATCCGAAACCGGAGAAAACGAGGTGGTCGATTTGGCTTATGAAGCGTATACCGTTACCTTACACGTCAGGTCGGGCGGCCGTTACGACGGCTGGTCCTACATACGCCTGAGAAACGGAATCACCGGATGGGTTCCCGATTCAGCGCTGCAAATTCTTTAA
- a CDS encoding dipeptidase: MSTPLEYLQSHQDTFREELFQLLRIPSISADPKHKTDVQLAARFLAGQLEAIGMDNVSIEETDGHPIVLGEYLKAGPDKPTILIYGHYDVQPPDPLEKWQTPPFEPTVRDGKIYARGASDDKGQAFTHIKAVESFLKTGTELPVNVKFIIEGEEEIGSPSLVPFLAENRERLKCDMVLVSDTAMFAKDTPSITYGLRGLMYLELEVTGPNRDLHSGVYGGGVQNPVNALCEMIAKLKDEKGVVQIPGFYDNVRPLTEKEREAYAQLPFDQEAYNRELDIQHEFGEEGYSTLERVSGRPSLDVNGIWGGYQGEGAKTVLPARANAKISTRLVPDQDPKEVYRQIESYLHEIKPSGVEIKVMEHHGGHAVLVPLDFYGLKAAAAAFQDVYGKEALFAREGGSIPIVADFAKTLNATTILMGFGLNSDSIHSPNEHFHLKDFERGMKTSARFFELLGDYLEA, encoded by the coding sequence ATGAGTACACCCCTTGAATATCTCCAGAGCCACCAGGACACCTTTCGCGAAGAGCTGTTTCAGTTGCTGCGAATTCCGAGCATCAGCGCCGACCCGAAACACAAAACCGATGTTCAGCTCGCCGCCCGGTTTCTTGCCGGTCAGCTTGAAGCCATCGGGATGGATAACGTCTCCATCGAAGAGACCGACGGGCACCCTATCGTCCTGGGGGAGTATTTGAAGGCTGGTCCCGACAAGCCTACCATTCTGATTTACGGCCACTATGACGTCCAGCCGCCGGATCCGCTCGAAAAGTGGCAGACGCCGCCGTTTGAGCCGACTGTCCGCGACGGCAAGATCTACGCACGCGGCGCCAGCGATGACAAAGGCCAGGCGTTCACGCACATCAAAGCTGTGGAGTCGTTTTTGAAGACCGGCACCGAGCTTCCGGTCAACGTCAAATTCATCATTGAAGGGGAGGAGGAGATCGGTTCGCCGAGCCTGGTTCCGTTTCTTGCGGAGAACCGGGAACGGCTGAAATGCGATATGGTACTGGTATCCGATACGGCCATGTTCGCAAAAGACACCCCGTCGATCACATACGGCCTACGCGGACTGATGTATCTGGAACTTGAAGTCACCGGCCCCAACCGCGACCTTCACTCCGGGGTTTACGGCGGCGGAGTCCAGAACCCCGTCAACGCGCTCTGCGAAATGATTGCCAAACTGAAGGATGAAAAGGGGGTAGTGCAAATCCCCGGGTTTTACGATAACGTCAGGCCTCTCACCGAAAAAGAGCGGGAAGCCTACGCGCAGTTGCCGTTCGACCAGGAGGCCTACAACCGGGAGCTGGACATCCAACACGAATTTGGTGAAGAGGGGTATTCGACGCTCGAGCGGGTGAGCGGACGCCCGTCACTTGACGTGAACGGCATTTGGGGCGGATATCAGGGCGAAGGGGCGAAGACGGTGCTGCCGGCCCGCGCCAACGCGAAAATCAGCACACGCCTGGTGCCCGACCAGGATCCGAAAGAGGTCTACAGGCAGATCGAATCCTATCTGCATGAAATTAAACCGTCGGGAGTGGAAATCAAGGTTATGGAGCATCATGGCGGCCATGCCGTGCTGGTCCCTCTGGATTTCTACGGACTGAAAGCGGCCGCAGCGGCTTTTCAGGATGTCTACGGTAAAGAGGCACTGTTCGCGCGCGAAGGAGGCTCCATCCCGATTGTCGCCGATTTTGCCAAAACACTGAACGCGACAACCATTCTGATGGGCTTTGGCCTCAACTCCGACTCCATCCACTCACCCAACGAGCATTTCCACCTCAAGGATTTCGAGCGCGGCATGAAAACATCCGCCCGCTTCTTTGAGTTGCTTGGTGACTATCTGGAAGCCTGA
- a CDS encoding aspartate 1-decarboxylase, with product MMLEMFKSKLHPLTVTQADLYYEGSITIDQELLETAGILTYEKVQVVNINNGSRLETYTIPGKRGSREVCMNGPAARLTNVGDRIIVIAYARMTEEEAREHKPRVVLMDGKNNPVKVTDESVAGFRYNPEEAS from the coding sequence ATGATGCTTGAGATGTTCAAATCCAAACTCCACCCGTTAACCGTAACGCAGGCCGACCTGTATTACGAGGGGAGCATCACTATCGACCAGGAGTTGCTGGAGACGGCCGGTATTCTGACCTACGAAAAGGTGCAGGTAGTCAATATCAACAACGGCTCGCGGCTCGAAACCTATACCATTCCAGGCAAGCGGGGAAGCCGTGAAGTGTGCATGAACGGTCCGGCCGCACGACTCACCAACGTGGGGGATCGCATTATCGTCATCGCCTACGCGCGCATGACCGAAGAGGAAGCCCGCGAGCACAAGCCGCGGGTCGTCCTTATGGACGGCAAAAATAACCCGGTGAAAGTGACAGACGAATCGGTCGCCGGGTTTCGCTATAATCCGGAGGAGGCATCCTGA
- the panC gene encoding pantoate--beta-alanine ligase, with product MKLAHKKIEVRKSVTNWRSQGLKIALVPTMGALHEGHLSLIRQAREHADHVVVSVFVNPVQFGPGEDFDRYPRTLAADVEQCRKEGVSLVFAPDSNEMYGAGDDRVEPYISIGIAQMNRHLCGATRKGHFEGVLLVVNKLFNIVRPNVAVFGQKDIQQWFVIRQMAEEFDHGIEILMGPTLRENDGLAMSSRNRYLTPEERMKASGLFQALQRISKKVTAAIRDAESGRRRVPVDSSMLQAEAEALRENGFDVDYLSLVSTPDLQPAAVIEVGRLYVIAVAARLGNTRLIDNILLNTRKTADHDA from the coding sequence TTGAAACTGGCGCACAAAAAAATTGAAGTCCGGAAGAGTGTAACGAATTGGCGGTCGCAGGGGCTTAAAATTGCACTTGTGCCAACGATGGGAGCCTTGCACGAGGGGCATTTGTCGCTCATCCGCCAGGCCCGGGAGCACGCCGACCATGTCGTGGTTTCTGTGTTTGTCAACCCCGTGCAGTTTGGCCCCGGAGAGGACTTTGACCGGTATCCGCGTACTCTTGCCGCCGATGTTGAGCAATGCCGCAAGGAAGGCGTATCGCTGGTATTTGCCCCGGACAGCAACGAGATGTACGGAGCGGGAGACGACCGGGTGGAGCCTTATATTTCCATCGGGATCGCTCAGATGAACCGGCACCTGTGCGGCGCGACCCGGAAAGGCCATTTCGAGGGGGTGTTGCTGGTTGTCAACAAGCTGTTTAACATCGTGCGCCCGAATGTCGCGGTATTCGGGCAGAAAGACATCCAGCAGTGGTTCGTAATCCGCCAGATGGCCGAGGAATTCGACCATGGCATTGAAATTCTGATGGGGCCGACACTGCGAGAAAATGACGGACTGGCCATGAGCAGCCGGAACCGCTATTTGACCCCGGAAGAACGAATGAAGGCTTCCGGGTTGTTTCAGGCATTGCAGCGGATATCAAAAAAAGTAACGGCTGCCATCCGGGATGCCGAATCGGGCCGGAGGCGGGTTCCCGTGGACTCGTCCATGCTTCAGGCCGAGGCCGAAGCCCTGCGTGAAAATGGCTTTGATGTTGATTATCTTTCTTTGGTATCCACACCCGATTTGCAGCCCGCCGCCGTTATAGAGGTTGGAAGGCTGTATGTCATTGCCGTTGCCGCCAGGCTGGGTAACACCAGACTTATCGACAACATATTGTTAAATACCAGGAAAACCGCCGATCATGATGCTTGA
- a CDS encoding dihydrolipoamide acetyltransferase family protein, translating to MARVEVTMPKMGESIMEGTVVEWSKSIGDYVEQDETLLEIATDKVDSEVPAPEAGVLVEILVDEGETVEVGAPIAVLETDPDAAEGVASGESSTGDESAEEASGPGEADSTAKPPKDSTSGGNGKGGADAASSAKEDDSQVGSGSANGVDATDAPDRDEQQGAGSDSQQEPVPVAKGDTPPQRKGSDGRFFSPLVRAIAKEEGISQEELESLEGSGNQGRVTKQDVLDYVQSGRAAQPSGDLHKATGKQGTAAVDAGEISPVWPKENVEIIKMDRMRKVISEHMIRSKQTSAHVTTFAEADVTRLVQYREKHKDRFLREQGFKLTFTPFFIEATIRALREFPMLNSSVDGDRILLKKNINYGLAVALGEAGKGGLIVPVIKNAGEMNLLGLARSTHDLAVKAREKKLLPDDLAGGTFTFTNYGSVGNLMGTPIINQPQVAIFGTGMIQKRPVVIEVDGTDTIAIRHMVYLSMSYDHRIIDGAMGGAFVQRVKQLLETFDVNRTL from the coding sequence ATGGCACGAGTTGAAGTTACCATGCCCAAAATGGGCGAATCAATTATGGAAGGAACGGTCGTTGAGTGGTCGAAAAGTATCGGCGATTATGTCGAGCAGGACGAAACCCTGCTGGAAATTGCGACCGACAAGGTGGATTCGGAGGTTCCGGCCCCGGAAGCCGGAGTATTGGTGGAGATTCTTGTCGATGAAGGTGAAACGGTAGAAGTAGGGGCACCCATCGCCGTCCTGGAAACGGATCCGGATGCGGCCGAAGGGGTAGCGTCCGGTGAATCCTCCACAGGCGATGAATCCGCAGAAGAGGCTTCCGGCCCCGGTGAAGCAGATAGTACGGCGAAACCGCCCAAAGACAGCACTTCCGGTGGCAATGGCAAGGGCGGAGCAGACGCGGCATCATCGGCAAAAGAGGATGATTCGCAGGTCGGCAGCGGATCCGCGAACGGGGTGGATGCAACCGATGCACCCGACCGTGACGAACAACAGGGTGCCGGGTCCGATTCACAGCAAGAACCGGTTCCGGTCGCCAAAGGGGATACCCCGCCGCAACGCAAGGGCTCGGACGGCCGATTTTTCTCACCGTTGGTGCGGGCCATCGCCAAAGAGGAAGGGATCTCGCAGGAGGAACTGGAATCGCTCGAAGGCAGCGGCAACCAGGGCCGGGTCACCAAGCAGGATGTGCTGGATTATGTACAGTCCGGAAGAGCGGCCCAGCCATCCGGCGACTTGCACAAGGCAACCGGAAAGCAGGGCACGGCCGCCGTGGATGCCGGCGAGATATCTCCCGTGTGGCCGAAAGAGAATGTGGAAATCATCAAAATGGACCGTATGCGAAAGGTGATTTCCGAACACATGATCCGTTCCAAGCAGACCTCCGCTCACGTCACAACATTCGCCGAGGCGGATGTCACCCGGCTGGTGCAGTATCGTGAGAAACACAAAGACCGCTTCCTGCGGGAGCAGGGCTTCAAACTGACCTTCACCCCGTTCTTCATTGAAGCCACCATCCGGGCGCTGCGCGAGTTTCCGATGCTTAACAGTTCGGTGGACGGGGACCGGATCCTGCTTAAAAAGAATATCAACTACGGGCTTGCCGTCGCTCTCGGAGAAGCCGGAAAAGGCGGCCTGATCGTTCCCGTCATAAAAAATGCCGGGGAAATGAATTTGCTGGGCCTGGCAAGGTCCACACACGACCTGGCCGTAAAGGCACGCGAGAAGAAGCTGTTGCCGGACGATCTTGCCGGCGGCACCTTTACCTTCACCAATTACGGCAGCGTCGGTAACCTGATGGGAACACCGATCATCAATCAGCCGCAGGTGGCCATCTTTGGAACGGGCATGATACAGAAGCGGCCGGTGGTGATAGAGGTGGATGGAACGGATACCATCGCGATCCGCCATATGGTTTACCTGAGCATGAGCTATGACCATCGAATTATTGATGGCGCTATGGGTGGCGCTTTTGTGCAGCGCGTCAAGCAGCTGCTGGAAACCTTTGATGTAAACCGCACCCTTTGA